The sequence below is a genomic window from Geoalkalibacter sp..
GCGGCTGAGTCTCGCCGAGATCTACGCGCGCCGCGCGGCTCTTGAAATCGCCTACAATCCCAACGATTGCGTGGAGCGGCGTTGGGGTGCGAGCCCCGGTTCGCCGGACTATGAGACCTGCCGCCGCCGTGCACCGGCCGAGCAGCAAGAACGCATGGAAGAATACCGTCCCTGGTTTCGCGAAGCCCGCAGACCGCCTCGTTAGGGATTTGTGTGTCGGATGGAGTGGGAGCGGGATGGGTGTCAGGGTAAAAAAATCCCCGTTCACGGAGGGGGTGCGAACGGGGGAATAACCGCCTCTCGGCGGTCTTGAATGGCAATATTTCTACCAGTCCGGAAAGCCTTCGTCAAATGGTTTTTTGTGTTTTTACCAGACGACAAACGAACGAGCCTGCTCAAGATGGAGAATCAGAACCTTTTTCACGCCATTCCATCCGCGTTGCCCGAGGAGCTTGTGCAAAGGTTGACCGGCAACGGGCGAGTGCGCATCGAGCGCATCGTCTCACGCGGCCAGGCATCGCCCGAGGGATTTTGGTACGATCAGGAGCAGGACGAGTTCGTATTGCTGGCGCAGGGCGAGGCCGAACTCGAGCTGCAAGATCCCGTCGAGCGGATCCGCCTGGTTCCCGGAGACTGGCTGGTCATCCCCGCCCACCGCAAGCACCGTGTTGCCTGGACCAGCGCGCGGCAGGACAGCATCTGGCTGGCAGTTTTTTATTGACCCCGCCCCAATCTCTAATAGAATCAGTCAGCGGTTTTCACCCGGAGGCGGGTTTTGTTTTTCAGAAAGTAGGGCCTGAAGTGCGCCATGAGCACTGACCTGATGAATCTGACGGCGGCGGTTATCGGCAGCGCGGTGGGCGGCACGGCGCGCTACTGGGTATCGGGGATGACCCATCGCTGGCTGGGCGAGCGCTTTCCCTGGGGAACGCTGGCGGTCAATGTTACCGGAGCGATCCTGGTCGGCATCCTTGCGGCCCTGGTCAGTCGCGGCGCTCCTCTGGTTTCGGCCGTCGAAGCACAGAAGTTGCTGATCGTCGGGGTGTGCGGCAGCTATACGACGGTGTCCTCCTTTGCTCTGCAGACCCTGGCCCTGGCGCGAGACGGGCAATGGCGGCTGGCCCTGGCCAATATCTTCGCGTCCCTCGGGTTTTGCCTGCTCGGCGTGTGGCTGGGGCTGCGCCTGATGTCGCTTCTCTTTGGACTGTTCGGGGCGCCGGCATGAAGATCTGGGTATGGGTCGCCTTGGGCAGCGCGCTGGGCGGCGGAGCCCGTTTCATGGCCGGCCATTTATTCCAGCGATATGGGGTGATGGTCTTTCCCTGGGACACGCTGTTCGTCAACGTCACCGGCTCGTTCCTGATCGGCTTTATCGCCACCCTGAGCGACACCGGGAGCCGGATGATGCTGCCGACGCATCTTCGTCAGTTCCTCATGACGGGGTTTTGCGGCGGGTATACGACCTTTTCCATCCTGAGCCTGCAAAGCCTCGCCCTGCTCGAAACGCGCCCCTGGCTCGGCGTGCTCAACCTGACGCTGACGGTCATCACCTGTCTGCTGGCGGTCTGGGGCGGGCATGTGCTGGCCGGCCGGCTCAATCAACTCAAGAGGAGCTGACGATGGAACTTCCCCAGGACGCCATGCTGCTGCGTATTTTTATCGGCGAGGATGACCGCTTCGAGGGTCAGCCCCTCTACGAGTCCATCGTGCTCAAAGCGCGCGAGCGTCACCTCGCCGGGGCCACGGTGATTCGCTGTCCCATGGGCTTCGGACAGTCCAGCCGCCTGCACACCACCAAAATACTGCGCCTGTCCGAGGACTTGCCGCTGGTCATCGAGATCGTGGACACCGAAGCCAAGATCCGCGACTTTCTGCCGGTGCTCGACGGCATGATGGGCAGCGGTCTGATCACGCTGGAGAAGGTTCAGGTGCTGCGCTACGGCAAGCGCGGCGGCTGAGCCAGGGCGGGACGGGAGCGCAGTCCGCTTGATTCGGGCTTTTTCAATGGGAAGTTCAATGCGGGCCGAGGTGTCATGAGCGACGAAAAGATTCGGGTCAAAACCGAGGATGACAAGACGCTGGAGGTTTTGGTGGCCGGCAAAAAGGCCGAGGCCATCTGGGTGATCCTGGGCGAGGGAATCCACAGCGTCAAATGCAAGCTGGTGCCGACGCAAAACGGCCGGGCTTACGTCGGCAGCGTCATGGGGCGCGAAATCATCTATGAGCGCAGCGTCAAGCAGGTGCGCGAGGATGTGGCCCGGCAGCAGCAGTTGGATGCACAATTCCGGCGGGGCAGATAAGCGGTGCCGGGTCTGCCGACAGCGGCCGCGGGGCGCATGAATCGCGCTTCGCGCAATCGCCTGACGGCGCACATGCTGGATCATTTTTCCGGCGGCACGCTCTTTGATCGCGTCGCCCGTGCCTGCTGCCGCGCGGGGTGCCTGCCGCGCAAGGAACTTTATGAGGCCTGGGAGGTGGCGCGCCGGGCGCGTCGGCGCCTGCGCGGCGGCCGGGTCGTCGATCTGGCCTGCGGTCACGGTCTGCTGGCGCAGCTGATGCTGGTGCTCGACGACAGTTCCACGAACGCCCTGGCGGTGGACTGTCGCCTGCCCGCGAGCGCCGCTAGGCTTGCCCAGGTGTTCTCCGAGGAGTGGCCGCGCCTGTCCGGGCGGGTACGTTTTCTGGAAACGGATCTGCGCTCCGTGCCCCTTGCCGCCGGGGATCTGGTGGTGTCGGCTCATGCCTGCGGAGGGCTGAGCGACCTCATCCTGGAGCGCGCCTTGGCTGCTCGGGCGCGTCTGGCGCTGCTGCCCTGCTGTCACGATCTCACCGGCGCCGATCTCGGCGGCCTGCAAGGCTGGCTCGATGGTCCCCTGGCCCTCGACGTGCTGCAGGCCGAGCGCCTGCGTCAGGCAGGCTACCGGGTGCACGCCCAGACCATCCCCGGAGACATTACCCCCAAGAACCGGCTGCTGCTGGCCGAGCCCCTTTGAACCCCGACGGTATTGACCGGAAATTTCCCATGAAAATCTGGATTGATGCCGATGCCTGCCCGCGCGTCATCAAGGACATCGTTTATCGCGCCTCGGCCCGCCTGGGAATCCCCGTCTGCCTGGTGGCCAACAACGACCTGTCACGCGCTCATTCTCCCCTGGTCAGCTCGGTGCGGGTCAGCGCAAGCGACAATGCCGCCGATGATTACATCGTCGAGCACGCCGCGCCGACCGATCTCGTCATCACCGCCGACATTCCCCTGGCGGCGCGCATCGTGGCGCGCGACGGGGTGGCCATCGATCCCCGTGGGGATGTCTACACCGAGGAAAATGTGGGGGAGCGGCTGTCGACGCGGAATCTGCTGAATGAGTTGCGCGAAGCCGGGATCGTGCAGGGCGGGCCGGAGCCGCTTGGCATGACTGATCGCCAGAAGTTCGCTTCGGCCCTGGATCGCCTGCTGACCCGCAGGCTCAAGGAGCGGCGCTGATTGATCCATTATGACTCGGCGCTCACCAGCGTTTCCAGGGTGGTTTCGTAGGTTTGCTTGGCGCTGGTCAAATACAGTGAACCGCCGGAAATGGTCAATTCCCAGGTGATGGAGCGCTCCAGCCCGGTCGCCACTTGAGAGACAAAATCGTAATCAACCCCCAGCACCCGCACATTGTCCAGCCCGGTCAACAACTCGCGGTACTGTGCGTCCCAGCGAAAACGGCCGGGGCCGGCCGTCAGCAGCACCACCTGTTCGGCATGGCGGCAGGCCTTGAGCAGCCGTTGCGGCTCGGGGGTGCCCACCTCGATCCAGAGCTTGACCCGCCCATCGGGCTCCCTGATCCACAAGTCCGGCTCGTCTCCGGCACAGATTCCCTTGGTAAAGCTCAGCTCCGGCGCATGACAGACGGCATAGGCCAGAAGGCGCAGTACCAGGCGCTGCGCCGTTTCCGAAGGATGGCGTGCGAGGGTGACCTGAAGCGTTTCGTAAATGCCGCGATCCACGTCGGAGAGCTGAACGACGGCGCGATGGATGGTGGAGGGCAGGGCCATGGTATGGAGCAGTCCTCGTTTTGCTGGGTGAGAGCGGCAGGTTTCATGCAAACCGTCGGATTGCAATAGCCTGTTTCACTCCCGGCGTCAACCGGTTCCTTTACCAGCGTCCCTGATCCGCCGCGTGAGGAAGTTTTGGTAAGGTTCCGGCGTCCTGCGCCCCGATTTGCAACTTGAACCCCATCAGCATGCGGCGGAGTTCCTCGGCCTGACCCGAAAGTTCCTCGGCGGCGGCCGCGCTCTCTTCGGCACTCGCGGTATTCTGCTGGGTGACCTGGTCGATCTGGCTGAGTCCCTGGGTGATCTGCGCCACGCCCTCGCGCTGTTCGGCGGTCGCGGCGGCAATTTCGCTGACCAGATCAGATGTTTTGTTGATGGCCGCGACGATTTGCTGCAGCCCTTCCTCGGTCTGCCCGGCGATGCGCACCCCAACCTGGGTTTTTTGTCCGGCTTGCTCGATCAGCGAGGAGGTTTCGCCTGCGGCCTTGGCGCTGCGCGCCGCCAAGTTGCGCACCTCTTCGGCCACCACGGCGAAACCTTTGCCGTGCTGGCCGGCGCGTGCTGCTTCGACGGCGGCATTGAGGGCGAGCAGGTTGGTCTGGAAGGCGATTTCCTCGATGGTCTTGATGATGCGCGAGACCGACTGGCTGGCTTCGCTGATTTCGCTCATGGCACTCACCATGGCGTGCATCTGCGCCTGGCCGGATTCGGCCGCCTGCTTCGCCTCACTGGAATTTCTCTCAGCCTGGGCGGCGTTGTCCGCGCTACTTCTGACCTGTGCGCTGATCTGGTTCATGGATGCGGCGATCTCCTCCAGGGAGCTGGCCTGCTCGGTGGCGCCCTGACTCAACGCCTGGCTGGCGTCGGATACCTGCCCGGCGGCGCCGGCGATCTGGGTTCCGGCGTTCTGCACGCGCGCCAACACCTCGTTGAGAGCCCGATTGGCCTCTTGCAAGGGCTCGCGAATGACGCCCTTGGCGTTGAAGGTGAAATCTCCGGCGGCGAGGGCCTTGAAGGCCGCCAGCACCTCGTCGCGCATGTTGTCGGCAAAAGCATCGAGGGCCTGGGCGAGACGCCCGATTTCATCCTTTTGCGTCATGCGCAGGCGCGGTTCCAAGTTTCCCCGGCCAAGTTCCTCGATCATGGCAAGGGCCTGGGTCGTGGGTCGGGTGATGCCGCGAATGATGGCAAAGGAAACCAGCAGAGCCAAAAGAATTCCCCCGATGAGGCTGGCACCGACCACCAGCTTGATCTTCTGGTAATTGGCCGTGGCGGCATGGAATTCGTTCTGGGCGACGAGCAGTTGCACGTCGATCAGCTCTGTAATGGTGTCGCTGATGGGGTCGATCTTGGCGTACAGCTCGCTATTGATGAACAGCACCAGGGCCGCCTCATCCTTGCGTTCGAGGATGCGACGCAGTTTGTCCACCGTCTGGTCGGCTTCCCCCATGAGCGGCGTGGCGCGGGCGACCAAGGTCTGCTCCTCCGCGACCAATTGCGTGGCGGTAAAGGCCTGCCAGTTCTCGCGAATGCGCTGGCCGGCCGCGGTCAGATTGTCCAGGCCCTGCGACCAGTTGAGCTCGAAGTTGCGTACCTTGTGCGCCGTATCGACGATGTTGACGGCGTACATGTCGCTGACGGTCTTGAGCTGCTGCAAGGGCACCACGCGGTCCTGATAGACCGTCTCCAGGGCCTCGTTGGAGGAGCGGATGCCGGACATGCCTTGCAGGGCAATAATCGTGAGCAGCAGGAGAAGCACGCCGACCAGCAGGCTCAGGCGCACGCCGATTTTCAAATTATTGAACTTCATGGGAACTCCTTGATAATTGGAAAATGCCACGATTTTGCCTGGTAAGAGAAGCTCTGTCAATTGGTTTTTTTTAATTTTAGTGCGGTTTTTTAATTGTGGATATAATTTCGGCATCTTTACGCTCAAGGAAGGCGCATGCCGTTCGCCGTCAAAAAACAGCGAATACGCGTTTGCCCAACGGAGTTGAACTCGGAGTTGTCGAAAGGTTCTTTGTGAGAGCCCTCTGGCAAGTGGGAATGTACTTTCGGGAGGCGAAATGGACCCTTGCCCTTGACACTTGATCGCCATTGAATTATCAACGGAACATCATTCTCCAATGATCACAGCGTGGAAGAGGGGTGCAACACCCCCGCTGCCCCGCAGCCGTGATGGGAACGAACGCCCGCCCATGCAAGCCATGCATGGGAACAGCCACTGGGATCTCCCCGGGAAGGCGGGTCAGTAGGTCGCCCTGAGCCGGAATACCGCTGTGATTGCACGCTTCGAGGGAGGCTTTCATGCCGCGCTGTTTCCTGTTGGCCCTTTTTGTCGCGGCTTTATCCATCAACACATTCTGACAGCATCAACCACGGACGGATGCGAGGAAGAGGGGTGCAACACCCCCGCTGCCCCGCAGCCGTGATGGGAACGAACGCCTGCCCGTGCATAGCCACGGGAACAGCCACTGGGACCACCCCGGGAAGGCAGGTCAGTAGGTCGCCCTGAGCCGGAACACCGCGCCGTCCGATAACTTCGCGGGAGGTTTTTTCATGTTCAAAAGAATGCTGGTCGCGCTGCCGCTTCTGCTCGCGGCAGCCCCGGCCAAAGCCCAGACACCCGGCTATGCCCTGCCCGAAATCGTCGTCACCGCGTCAAAATGGCGGGAGGAGGCGACGCAGGTGCCGCAGTCCATGACCATCATCACCCGCCAGGAAATCGAGCAGCGCGGCACGCCCTTTGTTCTTGATCTGTTGCAGACCCGATCCGATCTACAGGTGGTGCAGCACGGCGGCGTCGGCAAAACCGCCAGTTTTTTTCTGCGGGGCGGCAACAGTCGCCAGATTCTGGTGCTGGTGGACGGCGTCAAGTTGAATAGCCCATCCACGGGGGCGGCGGATCTCTCCGGTTTGCTCAGCGACGATATCGAGCGCATCGAAATCATCAAAGGGCCACAGAGTACCCTCTACGGCTCAGAGGCCATGGCCGGGGTGATTCACATCATTACTCGCAAAGGTTCGGGGAAACCCAGGACCGATCTACACGTCGAAGCCGGCTCCTTCGACACCTACAAAACTTCGGCACGCTTTTCCGGCGGCACCTCCGACGCCAATTATCGGCTGACCGCCACCTGGTTCGACACCGATGGCATCTCGGTCGCAAAAAACGGCGTGGAGGAGGACGGCTACACCAATACCAGCGTCTCGGCGCGCTTCGGCGTCAACCCCAGTGCCCACACCTCCTTGGATCTCAGCCTGCGCTATACCCATGATCGCTCCGAACTCGACGACTTTGAATTTGGTGTCGGCATGGTCGATGATCTGCATTTTATTCAGAAGCGCGACGACTATCTGGCGGCGTTGAGCGGTGCCGTCTTTTTGCGCGACAATTATGAACAGCGCCTGAGCCTTTCCCTCGCCGGTCAGCGACTGCGCTCTGAAGATCCGGATACACCCTGGAACAATGCGCGCATCGTTGTGGATTCGCAGCTTGTCGACTGGCAGCATCTTGTCGAATATGCACCGGTGACGCTCACCGGAGGACTCAGCTATCGGCGCGAGGCTGCTGATATTCGCGATGCATTCGATGAAGCCACCGACAACAAGGCGGCCTATCTCAACGGCAAGCTCAGACTTTTGGAGGCTTCTCTGATCCTCGATGCGGGACTGCGCTACGATGACCATGAAACCTTCGGCGACCACGTCACCTACCGGACGGGACTGATCTATCACCTGACTTCTGCTGGGATGCGTTTCAAGGTCAATCACGGTACCGGTTTCCGGGCACCGTCCCTCAATGAACTTTTTTGGCCATTTTTTGGCAACCCCGAGCTGCAGGCAGAAAAAAGCAGGGCCTGGGATATCGGAGTTGAAAAAGATCTGCTCGATCAGCGCCTCATGCTGGCAGCCACCTGGTTTGATCAGCGCTACCGCAACCTCATCCAGACCAATTTCGACACCTTTTCCGCGGACAACATCGGCCGTGCCCGTGTCGAAGGCCTTGAGCTGGTGGCAACGGCCAGACCCATCGAGCCCGTGGCCATAAATGTCGCTTATACCTGGCTAGATGCCCGCGACCTTGATAGCAATGAGCGCTTGACCCTGCGCCCGCGTAGCAAGCTGGTGACTTCTCTGGATTACCTGTCCGGTCCTTTGACTTTGGGTATCGACCACAGTTACCAATCCAGGCGCGTTGAAGCCTCCGTTCAGCGCTCCCTTGGTGCCTACTCCCTGGTGAATCTGCGGATTGCTTACGATGTCAACCGACACCTGCGTCTGTTTGCCCGCGCGGAAAATCTCTTCGACAAAGATTACGAAGCCGCCGCCGGGTATGGCACACCGGGTCTGGCCGTCTATGGCGGGGCGAGAGTGACCTTCTGATGACTAATGCGGCCTGCCGGCGCGGCAACAAGCTGATTTTTTTTGGCCTGATCGGCCTGCTCTGGTTGGTTGCCAATCTCGGGCAGCCGGCCTGGGGCATGCCGCAGCAGCGCATCGTGTCCCTGGCTCCGGCCTTGACTGAACTGCTATTTGCGCTGGGCTTCGACGAGCAGATTGTCGGCGTCAGTGCCTTCTGCGATCACCCGTCTCAGGCGCGCCAGCGCCCAAGTGTCGGGGGCATGGCCAATCCCTCTCTGGAAGCGATTGTCGCCCTCAAGCCGGATCTGGTGGTGATGACTACGGATGGCAACTCGCGCGAAACGGCAGAGCGGCTGGAAGCTTTCGGCATCCGCACCTTGATTTTCCGTACCCGGCGCCTGCTGGAGATGCCCGCTGCGTTCCAGGTCTTTGGCGAACAGCTCGGCGTTCCTGGGGCGGCCAACGCCCTGGCACAAGATCTACAGAACAGTTTTACCACCTACGCCGCCGCAGCGGCGCACTCTTCCGCAGACAAGCGTAAGGCCCTGTTTGTCATCTGGCCGGAACCCCTGGTGGTGGCCGGGCCTGCAACTCTCATCGACGATGCGTTGACGCTGCTCGGCGTGGACAACATCGCTGCCGACACCGCTGTCGCTTATCCGCGCTTTTCCCTGGAGGAAGCCCTGCGGCGCGCGCCGCAGGTCGTGATTTTCGGCAGCGGACGTGGCATGGAACAGCAGGCTGAAGGCCTGCTACAGCAATTTTCCACTCTGCCGTCCGCACAAAATTTGTCGGTGTGTTTTGTCGGTGATGCGCTCTATCGATCAGGGCCCCGCCTTGGTGAAGGCCTCGCCGAACTGGTCAAGTGCCTGACTCCGCGAGATGAGGCTCCATGAACCGGCGCAATCTCATCCTCTTGAGCGTTCTGGTCGTGACGGCCCTGGTGGTGGCGGTTCTTAGCGGACCGCGCTTCATCAACCCTTTTTCCATGGAGGCTGATGAGCAGCGTATTCTCTACCTGCTGCGTCTGCCGCGCGCTACGGTGGCTTTTCTCATGGGTGCGGCCCTGGGCGCCTCAGGGGCAGTTCTACAGGGGGTGTTCCGCAATCCCCTGGCCGATCCATACGTTCTGGGCATCTCCAGCGGCGCTTCCCTGGCGGCGGCGCTGGGTCTGATGGCAGCCACCACCCTGCCCCTGCCGGTGCCTTTGCTGGCCTTTCTCGGCGCGCTTGTGACCTGCATCGCGGTTGCCGCCCTCGGCAGCAGTCCGCAGGGTCTGCGCCCGGATCGCCTGCTATTGGGCGGCATCGGCCTGGGCTTCTTTTTTTCCGCCCTGCTCATGCTGGCCATGACGATCTCGCGCGATGATGGCCTCAAGCGGGCGATTCTCTGGCTTTCGGGCGATCTCTCCAATGCGGGCTGGCACCTGCTGCCCGCCGGGGCCTTGTTGATCGCCGGCGGTCTGGCCCTGGCCCTGTGGCGCGGCAAGGGGCTCAACGCTCTGACCCTGGGTGACGAAATCGCCCATGGACTGGGCTTTACTCCCAGCAAGGAGCGGCTGCTGCTGTTTGTCGCCGCCTCTCTCATGACCGCCGCCGCCATTTCCCTGGGGGGCATTGTCGGCTTTATCGGCATGCTGGTGCCCCACGCGGTCCGGCGTCTGCTGGGAGCTGATGCGCGCATTGTTCTGCCCGGTTCGGCACTGGCCGGAGGAGCGCTTCTGTGTCTGGCGGACAGTGTCGGCCGCACCCTGGCCGCGCCGCTGGAAATCCCCGCCGGCATCATCGCCGCGCTGATCGGTGCCCCGCTGTTTCTTTTCCTGCTGAGAAAAAAAGGTTATGGACTCTAATCCGCAAAATCACCTGCACAAACTGCCGTCCTTCCACCAAGTGGCCTTCAGCTATGCCGGGCAACCGTTCATCGAAAATCTGTCCTTCTCGCTAAGCCCGGCAAAAGTCATCGGTCTGATCGGCGCCAACGGGGCCGGAAAATCCACCATCCTCAAATTGGCCTCCGGATTGCTCACGCCTCACGGCGGCGAGGTGCGGCTCGGCGATCAGCCGGTGGCCGCCT
It includes:
- a CDS encoding cupin domain-containing protein produces the protein MENQNLFHAIPSALPEELVQRLTGNGRVRIERIVSRGQASPEGFWYDQEQDEFVLLAQGEAELELQDPVERIRLVPGDWLVIPAHRKHRVAWTSARQDSIWLAVFY
- the crcB gene encoding fluoride efflux transporter CrcB; its protein translation is MSTDLMNLTAAVIGSAVGGTARYWVSGMTHRWLGERFPWGTLAVNVTGAILVGILAALVSRGAPLVSAVEAQKLLIVGVCGSYTTVSSFALQTLALARDGQWRLALANIFASLGFCLLGVWLGLRLMSLLFGLFGAPA
- a CDS encoding fluoride efflux transporter FluC: MKIWVWVALGSALGGGARFMAGHLFQRYGVMVFPWDTLFVNVTGSFLIGFIATLSDTGSRMMLPTHLRQFLMTGFCGGYTTFSILSLQSLALLETRPWLGVLNLTLTVITCLLAVWGGHVLAGRLNQLKRS
- a CDS encoding DUF190 domain-containing protein, with amino-acid sequence MELPQDAMLLRIFIGEDDRFEGQPLYESIVLKARERHLAGATVIRCPMGFGQSSRLHTTKILRLSEDLPLVIEIVDTEAKIRDFLPVLDGMMGSGLITLEKVQVLRYGKRGG
- a CDS encoding methyltransferase, whose translation is MNRASRNRLTAHMLDHFSGGTLFDRVARACCRAGCLPRKELYEAWEVARRARRRLRGGRVVDLACGHGLLAQLMLVLDDSSTNALAVDCRLPASAARLAQVFSEEWPRLSGRVRFLETDLRSVPLAAGDLVVSAHACGGLSDLILERALAARARLALLPCCHDLTGADLGGLQGWLDGPLALDVLQAERLRQAGYRVHAQTIPGDITPKNRLLLAEPL
- a CDS encoding YaiI/YqxD family protein: MKIWIDADACPRVIKDIVYRASARLGIPVCLVANNDLSRAHSPLVSSVRVSASDNAADDYIVEHAAPTDLVITADIPLAARIVARDGVAIDPRGDVYTEENVGERLSTRNLLNELREAGIVQGGPEPLGMTDRQKFASALDRLLTRRLKERR
- a CDS encoding YaeQ family protein; the protein is MALPSTIHRAVVQLSDVDRGIYETLQVTLARHPSETAQRLVLRLLAYAVCHAPELSFTKGICAGDEPDLWIREPDGRVKLWIEVGTPEPQRLLKACRHAEQVVLLTAGPGRFRWDAQYRELLTGLDNVRVLGVDYDFVSQVATGLERSITWELTISGGSLYLTSAKQTYETTLETLVSAES
- a CDS encoding methyl-accepting chemotaxis protein, with the protein product MKFNNLKIGVRLSLLVGVLLLLLTIIALQGMSGIRSSNEALETVYQDRVVPLQQLKTVSDMYAVNIVDTAHKVRNFELNWSQGLDNLTAAGQRIRENWQAFTATQLVAEEQTLVARATPLMGEADQTVDKLRRILERKDEAALVLFINSELYAKIDPISDTITELIDVQLLVAQNEFHAATANYQKIKLVVGASLIGGILLALLVSFAIIRGITRPTTQALAMIEELGRGNLEPRLRMTQKDEIGRLAQALDAFADNMRDEVLAAFKALAAGDFTFNAKGVIREPLQEANRALNEVLARVQNAGTQIAGAAGQVSDASQALSQGATEQASSLEEIAASMNQISAQVRSSADNAAQAERNSSEAKQAAESGQAQMHAMVSAMSEISEASQSVSRIIKTIEEIAFQTNLLALNAAVEAARAGQHGKGFAVVAEEVRNLAARSAKAAGETSSLIEQAGQKTQVGVRIAGQTEEGLQQIVAAINKTSDLVSEIAAATAEQREGVAQITQGLSQIDQVTQQNTASAEESAAAAEELSGQAEELRRMLMGFKLQIGAQDAGTLPKLPHAADQGRW
- a CDS encoding TonB-dependent receptor domain-containing protein, translated to MFKRMLVALPLLLAAAPAKAQTPGYALPEIVVTASKWREEATQVPQSMTIITRQEIEQRGTPFVLDLLQTRSDLQVVQHGGVGKTASFFLRGGNSRQILVLVDGVKLNSPSTGAADLSGLLSDDIERIEIIKGPQSTLYGSEAMAGVIHIITRKGSGKPRTDLHVEAGSFDTYKTSARFSGGTSDANYRLTATWFDTDGISVAKNGVEEDGYTNTSVSARFGVNPSAHTSLDLSLRYTHDRSELDDFEFGVGMVDDLHFIQKRDDYLAALSGAVFLRDNYEQRLSLSLAGQRLRSEDPDTPWNNARIVVDSQLVDWQHLVEYAPVTLTGGLSYRREAADIRDAFDEATDNKAAYLNGKLRLLEASLILDAGLRYDDHETFGDHVTYRTGLIYHLTSAGMRFKVNHGTGFRAPSLNELFWPFFGNPELQAEKSRAWDIGVEKDLLDQRLMLAATWFDQRYRNLIQTNFDTFSADNIGRARVEGLELVATARPIEPVAINVAYTWLDARDLDSNERLTLRPRSKLVTSLDYLSGPLTLGIDHSYQSRRVEASVQRSLGAYSLVNLRIAYDVNRHLRLFARAENLFDKDYEAAAGYGTPGLAVYGGARVTF
- a CDS encoding ABC transporter substrate-binding protein — encoded protein: MTNAACRRGNKLIFFGLIGLLWLVANLGQPAWGMPQQRIVSLAPALTELLFALGFDEQIVGVSAFCDHPSQARQRPSVGGMANPSLEAIVALKPDLVVMTTDGNSRETAERLEAFGIRTLIFRTRRLLEMPAAFQVFGEQLGVPGAANALAQDLQNSFTTYAAAAAHSSADKRKALFVIWPEPLVVAGPATLIDDALTLLGVDNIAADTAVAYPRFSLEEALRRAPQVVIFGSGRGMEQQAEGLLQQFSTLPSAQNLSVCFVGDALYRSGPRLGEGLAELVKCLTPRDEAP
- a CDS encoding FecCD family ABC transporter permease, which gives rise to MNRRNLILLSVLVVTALVVAVLSGPRFINPFSMEADEQRILYLLRLPRATVAFLMGAALGASGAVLQGVFRNPLADPYVLGISSGASLAAALGLMAATTLPLPVPLLAFLGALVTCIAVAALGSSPQGLRPDRLLLGGIGLGFFFSALLMLAMTISRDDGLKRAILWLSGDLSNAGWHLLPAGALLIAGGLALALWRGKGLNALTLGDEIAHGLGFTPSKERLLLFVAASLMTAAAISLGGIVGFIGMLVPHAVRRLLGADARIVLPGSALAGGALLCLADSVGRTLAAPLEIPAGIIAALIGAPLFLFLLRKKGYGL